Below is a window of Rhea pennata isolate bPtePen1 chromosome 2, bPtePen1.pri, whole genome shotgun sequence DNA.
GCCTAATGGTACTTCAGtccaattttgttttcacagtcTTGTGAAAGTCTTGTAATAATTAagaattataaattaaaatattcctatttttgtttgtgaaaaaatttcaaaataggaTAATTTCcccttggctttttttccccttaaaaattaaattaaattttaattaaagactgATCTTGAAACCTAATGTTACTTTATACTTTTGTCAAATATACATTTTGATCCAATCAAGCATATCCTGTCTAGCTTCTTCAATATAAGGTTTATCCTGAGGTTTCATATCTTCTGGCTTCAACTGTGCAAACCCATGAACTTGTCCAGGATAAACTTTAATTTTATATGCAACTTTACAGTACTGTTTCAACTTCTCCTCCAGTAAGGTGATCtgtaaaagaaagcatttttcccttatgttgtgttttttaaagtttgccATTTGTCACATCACTACAtctttgccttttccccatTGTCACACTTGAAGCACACTCTATTGCTCAATAGGtaagaaattttaatataaCACTagattagttttaaaatgtacaggTGAGTCTAAGAACCCTTAATAGGTACTGCAGAGATAGTTTGGTAAGTCTCCTTGCCCTAATGAACAGGTGCATTTCCATTCAGAGGCTTAAATATGGCTTGAAACCTAATTTTTAATCAGATCAGGATCTCAAGATCTCTCATCTAAAGAGAACATATTCCCTAAATCTAAGAGATTCtcaatccaaaatatttttgattggCTTAGTAATGAAGTTTAAGAAAACACAGGATTTTTTAGTTTATTgaatagcaaaaagaaaactactCCTGCACAATCTTCTGATGTTCATGtacacccacacacacccacaGTACTAATCATATGATTAGGTACCTGTATATAGGcacatttttgtgtttatttcaaTTGGAATGATTCTATCTTACCATTCCACTATAACTATTTGTGCACAGGCAAAAGCTGGAGTGAAATTCAGTACCAGAGTTTAGGGGAGTGTTGGCAACTTCTATATAGCTTGTATCTATTTGTATGGAATATACAAAAGCTCCTCTGTACTACAAGTGCTACAGTCCCAATATCAAGCACTGAAAAGTTACAAAATAGGAGAATGATCACCGATTTTGTCTGTACAAGCTTAATTCTGCTGCCTATGCAGATTAGACAGTATTGTGATTTATTTCAGGTTcgtgttatttttttcacagatctCTATATTACTCAGTGCAGAAAATtgaggattttttaaataagtttaaGAAATTCCTTACAAAAGCTACATAGATAACATTGAGGTTCGAGAGAGAGAACTTGAGGAGAAGAAGGTATGGCTTCAATGTTTAATTTCATGATGGAAAAGATTTATGAAATGTGAGAGCCTAGAAAAAGATTCTGTCATTAGAACAGGTCGACAGTGAATGAAGGAGCAGCATATTTGAGGTGTAAGTCAACATACTGAACAACACAGCCAAAAGTGAATATTGATTGGCTTCTTCATTACCAGAGAGTACTGCCAGTTCCCCAGGTAGACCCCCATTACTACATAATGAGCTATTCCAGAGGAGGTATGTTATCATTGTCATCGGAGAGAAGGAATTTAAACATTGAAGAGGACTCCAGTTTCCTGTGCACACATTTATTCAGCCTCTCTAACAAGCTTATGATAGGAGCTATGTAGAAATATAGATGGCAGTCAGAAGTCAAAATAGAGTCCACAAGTTGCAATCATCTTAGTTGAAATTCATGACCACTTTTCTGACACAGTTCATTTGGCCTTGTTGTACCCAAAAGCAGTTAGTCATTGGGTCTATATCATTCAGAAAGTTCGGCTGCTGGGCTGAAATTATTGTTATCTCTTCAAAGTCCAGACTCGTATTCAGTGGTTTAAGTAACTGACCTCTCATTCACAGCAGTAGTACCCAAGTTTCTGGTCTGTTTGACTCACATCAGTTGTGTCTCACTGCTTAATTTCAAACTCCACTTGCCCAGCCACTTGGAGACCATCACTGGTCTTTACTGCATTTCTCACCTCAAAAAAGATGCCTTTGAATAAGAAAGATCACCTCACCTCAGTAAGATATGAGGAAgttgaaatacaagaaaaacaatccAAACTGTCTGATCTTTcatatcagaaaatgttttctagcaAGCGAGGATTTCTGCTATGTAGGATAGAAGAActctggggaaagaaaaatcatttctagcACAACAGCTTACCTGATCATAAGAAATAGTGTGGTCTTTCtcaccaaaaatgaaaaatgtgggaTTTAGTAGATTGTATCTTTCTTCAGAGTCCCTAATTATTCCTATAATGTATTTGAGAAACAGTCTGTTAGTGAGGTAACATTCTTGCAAGATGAATGGCAATATCGAACACAAAATTTCTATTTATGTTTACTTcttaagtgtattttttaagaTCAGGATAGTTTCTATTCCgatagagaaaaaaagcatttgaaaaaaagcatttcatttcagtgaaaagaaataatttttctggtTTACACCAGTCTTAAATtttgacagcaaaaaaaatgtaatatgaaaataaattaggatAATTAAAATCGGCAACTCATCCTTGAGTTGAGCATTTACAGAAATCATTATAAAGCAATAACTAGACTAAAAACTATATATAGTCATATAACTCCATGTAAGTTTTCATGTGTTCTACACTACCATAGAGCGACACCCCCGCGTTTAGTTGAGGATTTTTCAGCATCAGGTGATGTACTGCCATTCCACCCCAGGAAAACCCAACGATACCGATCTTCTTTGCACCACATTGTTCCTTTAGATACTTCAAGACAACATCAGCTTCCCTAAGACATATAAACAAAAGTGAACTAAGGAATCTATAGCAGAATACATTTGACAATCTAAAAAGTAAATTGAAAGTGAGAAACACATGAAATTTTCTCCATCTACAGCCCagatcatttaaaacaaaaatataatttcaacCTGAGATCAGTGTTTCTACTTTTGAAAGGGGAGTTAACATAGCTAGTCCTAGTTTAGGGAAGTAGCCATACACAGGTGCAGGTACATACCTGAATTGTCACCTGCtcctctgttttcaaaagaagtaaatttttaattgaatcAGTTTGTCTAGGACAGGACAACTAAATACCAGACATATCTGCAAGTAGAACAACACCTTGCATTATGGACTGTAGGAATAGATGAGCTTCACTGTGCTCTCTCTGCTGAGTCCATGTATTTAGAAAAGGAATCACCTTAGTCTGTCATTCCTGTTGTATGagctaatattaaaatatcCTACCAAGCCCACATACAATAACAGcatattaaattaataattactTAAAATTAAACTGTCAGTAactataatatttaaaaagcaggtattgcaaaaaatatgaaaagtgtttttaaggTACACTAGAGCAGGTcaaacttttaattaattttttgttgCTGATTTCATAAATCTCAATAGTTTTATTATCTACAGAGTTATCTGTCAGGGAATTTTAAATGTAGACTGCATATATTagtaactgtattttcaaaacccAGGTATATTAGTAGGGTTATCACAAGTTTGGTTAGACTgacaaaaacagcagtttgATAATGGTATCATCCATGATCTGTGTGTCTTGCAGGCTTGCAGCTGTGGACTGCACTGTGAATGAATGGGCAGACTTTCTGAATTGGTTTGTTTGGAAGGGTACTAAGTCATGTGTGCATTAACAGGACTCCTTGTGCTCTGAACATCTGCCCATGTCCTTGAAGTCTTAACTCATTAAGACAGTGCCTACATATCTGTACGCTACAGATAGGAATTTTTTAGGTAAATGTTATCCAtttgtcttttcaaaaaatttagTCACACAAGTACTGCAGCTATATGGTCAAAAGCTGTGCTGAGAGGTGTCAGAGTTAGGCTGTGGGCACTGGGACCTCCTGAAAAGATCACAGGAATATTTTGTGGCTTACAAAATGGCAGCTGAGTAATTGAGTGTCACTCTGTCCACTATTATCTTCTGAAGTTCTAGACTGTGGTAATAGACACCACAATAATTTGCCGGAAACAATAATGCCTCCCATATTTCAGGTAAGGTTTGTTATCGACACTGCTGTGATCTACAGATAGCAGTCCCTCTATTACATGTATTGATAAAATCAGTATCATTTATCAGGTGTATCTCAGTTTTGGGGCAATCTTGCAAATTTTGATCTGGTGCTGCTCAGGAGAGTATTATCTACAAGGGAGAAGGCAAGGATGGGCAAATGACAATTGGCAGATTACACAAGGgctctctgaagagttttcCTCCTTATCCTGAGGAAGCGGAGGCAGTGTCAGCACATCTGTGTGAGAGTGCTGGTAGTTCATAGCCTGTGAAATACTGGCTATGGGCTTGTGCAGTCAGTACAACATAGTTAGGAAAGGGCCCAGGAAAACAAGACTGAGACAGGAACAATAAGTGGAGTGATAGGTAGGGCAAATGATCCTTTCCAAATCCCAAGATGGTGCCTAAAGCCATAGAAGAACCACCCAGAAAGAGCAATCGTGTATGCAGCCAGCTTGCCCTGCTGCAAGGTGCTGCTTTTAACATTTCAGAGGCACACAAATTCCCCTTGTTTGCTGCATGCTCTTTAAAATTCAAGCACAAATGTACATCTTACCTGTCTACTTTCATAGGATCATGATCTTTCATCCAGTCAGCAAAGTCAGCCCAATGATCAGTAGTTTTCCaaggctccttccccttgagGAAATCTGGGCAGATAGCTCTGTGTGAGACATAGAACCAAGTCAATCTTCAGGTCCAGATGGGAAGAAACTATGCATGTCTGAATggtttttaatctcttttctatCCCAGAGTACTCATCTATATGATTGCTATCTGAATCATAATCTAATAATTTATTCTGGTAAACAGCAGAGCTAAAAATGTATGTCCttctatgggaaaaaaaaagaaaaaaatccacaaatgAACTCCTTATTTCCATAGGCATACTTAATACAGCAGCAACAGGATTTAAAAAAGAACCCTCTTGATTCTGTATAAACACATTGACTTAGTAAAAGCTAAAGCAACTATTAGTATTGGTTGTACTCCAAAAGGTTTAGTTTTGAAAAGCTTATACAACTTAgacacatacacagacatttttttgtctgtgtgtaAAAGATAGACATGTCCATCTTTTAATCACCCACAATGCCAGATAAGCACAAACGCTGCCACTTCGTGACTGTCCTTGTACCTTTTTACTCAGGTGGCCATTTGTGATTGGTCTATTTTAGTAGCTTTGATGCAGTTGCCTCCTGGGAACACCTCATCCCTTTGTGTTCTGTTCACTCAGACTAAAACGGTATGGTTGCCCCAGGCAAACGGAGAACATCATGTGCTATGCTTAACTCTGGGCCTAGTGACCTATTTCTTAAGAGTGAAGACAGTTGCTTACATGTATCCATGAACTGCTACTAAGTCAGCTATGTATCTCATGTCTGGAAAGCGCCATCCAAATATATCATGAATCACAAGCACAGCTTTGTCTGTGAAGAAAGATGGTTTACAAATGTATGCCTTGATGTGCTCAATTTGTACTTCCTGTCCAAGGCACCTGTATTGAGATCTTTCTCCACTATCATATAGGAAATGATTGGCCATTTtgaaacctaaaaaaaaaaaaaagataatctgTTAATACAAGATTAAAGTAAATGGGAAAACGTGATCTGCAGAATGTagttttgtaacttctgtaagTAACTTTCACCTCTATgtctgaaagaagaaagtagaaaaactCAAAAGCAATGTTCTAATGCAGAATAGTTCTTAATCTATTATATGTtactgagctgaaaaaaagcaaagttaatCAATCACAAACAACATATATGTGCAGGTACTGACTATAATACCACGTTTGTTTTGCTCTCTTGTAACTCTATCAATACTGGTGTGAAGCAGCTGcttcaaatgttattttctccCCAGACATATGGAGAGAATGATCAGTCCTGGCAGTCATGTGTGTCTTCATACAGAATCACATGCTGGTTGCACTGAATTATGTGATGGGTAAGGACCAGAGCACTCAACTGCTATCGTGTTCAGTGCTTCTTTCAGTGCTGCTCCCTACTAGCTATGTGTGTGTTCATAGCAGCTACAGATCATCACAGCTGTTCTGGGACCCCATGAATCAGCTGTAATTAGTGAACAGCTGCAATACTGCTTTGCAAATTAGATTCCAAGGCCTTCCATAGTTCCTCAAAAGGGAgtgcaagaaaacaaacacaggtACAAgttacattcaaaatatttgggCTTTCAGGAGAGTATTTGTCTCTTCTCCAAAAATAGCAGTTACAAACAA
It encodes the following:
- the LOC134136227 gene encoding carboxymethylenebutenolidase homolog; protein product: MANHFLYDSGERSQYRCLGQEVQIEHIKAYICKPSFFTDKAVLVIHDIFGWRFPDMRYIADLVAVHGYIAICPDFLKGKEPWKTTDHWADFADWMKDHDPMKVDREADVVLKYLKEQCGAKKIGIVGFSWGGMAVHHLMLKNPQLNAGVSLYGIIRDSEERYNLLNPTFFIFGEKDHTISYDQITLLEEKLKQYCKVAYKIKVYPGQVHGFAQLKPEDMKPQDKPYIEEARQDMLDWIKMYI